A window of Pedobacter lusitanus contains these coding sequences:
- a CDS encoding RNA polymerase sigma factor, producing MLKTEPLVLLENRRASIRHLYDKHASMLLGYIFEIVKDRNLAEEYMVKIFCDISQKFNEINWDDTNSWCQLQRFAKSRLNLLLESGVPDESPQIQEAIRSVAADKFPDQFTAEQHHIFYGVYYYGKSIEAISKELNKTEESTRKTLKEAFTIMRSSCEN from the coding sequence ATGCTTAAAACTGAACCACTGGTATTATTAGAGAATAGGCGTGCCAGCATACGACACCTTTACGACAAACATGCAAGCATGCTTCTGGGCTATATTTTTGAGATTGTAAAAGATCGGAATTTAGCCGAAGAATACATGGTGAAAATATTCTGTGATATCTCACAAAAGTTTAATGAAATAAATTGGGACGATACAAACAGTTGGTGTCAGTTGCAAAGATTTGCAAAAAGTAGATTAAACCTGCTCCTTGAATCCGGTGTTCCGGATGAAAGCCCCCAAATACAGGAGGCGATAAGATCCGTTGCAGCGGATAAATTTCCCGATCAGTTTACAGCAGAACAACATCATATATTTTACGGCGTTTATTACTACGGCAAATCAATTGAAGCCATTTCAAAAGAATTAAATAAAACAGAAGAATCAACCCGGAAGACTTTAAAAGAGGCTTTCACAATAATGAGGAGTAGTTGTGAAAATTAA
- a CDS encoding Crp/Fnr family transcriptional regulator, with amino-acid sequence MITAFLRNFNVLTDTEINDFLSMGTIRQLQKGDFFISEGKFCKEVAFIRSGILRSFFSPESGEEITYCITFPGSLMTAYSAFITSLPTLENIQAISACELLVIQKNDIDKLTKSSMNWVKFFKIIAEQQYIELEKRLFLFQKEKAKKRYMDLLENQPAYVRQIPLQYLASYLGITPRHLSRLRKEIIF; translated from the coding sequence ATGATTACAGCGTTTTTAAGAAATTTTAATGTATTAACAGACACCGAGATCAATGATTTTCTATCAATGGGAACTATCAGGCAGCTGCAGAAAGGAGACTTCTTTATCAGCGAAGGAAAATTCTGTAAAGAAGTGGCTTTTATCAGAAGTGGCATATTACGTTCTTTTTTCAGTCCTGAATCCGGAGAAGAAATTACCTATTGTATTACCTTTCCGGGCTCACTAATGACAGCATACTCTGCTTTTATCACCTCCCTTCCTACTTTAGAAAATATACAGGCAATTAGCGCGTGTGAGCTGCTGGTTATACAAAAAAATGATATAGACAAGTTAACAAAGTCCAGTATGAACTGGGTTAAGTTCTTCAAGATCATTGCAGAGCAGCAATATATTGAATTAGAGAAACGTCTGTTCCTTTTTCAAAAAGAAAAGGCGAAAAAGAGATACATGGATCTGCTGGAAAATCAACCTGCTTATGTCCGGCAAATCCCATTGCAGTATCTTGCTTCTTATCTGGGCATCACTCCCAGACACCTGAGCCGGCTTAGAAAAGAGATTATTTTTTAG
- a CDS encoding ExbD/TolR family protein, translating into MPRIKVKRRALTVDMTAMTDVSFLLLTFFILTAVAKQPDPLDVKVPSSTFKLKVPDKDIAILTIGKGKVFFEAAGQDIKISMLEKIGEQYQIDFSPEEKKRFSVISSFGVPVQSLKKFISMDPAKRKVSGLETGIPADSVNNQLADWVLHSRKAVAELHATAMRVSIKGDAGEAYPAIKKIVDILQKQKINKFSLLTTSE; encoded by the coding sequence ATGCCAAGAATTAAAGTTAAACGCCGTGCTTTAACAGTAGATATGACGGCTATGACCGATGTTTCCTTTCTGTTGCTTACATTTTTTATCTTAACTGCTGTAGCCAAACAGCCTGATCCGCTGGATGTAAAAGTACCTTCATCCACCTTTAAATTAAAGGTGCCGGATAAAGATATAGCCATACTGACCATCGGTAAAGGAAAAGTGTTTTTTGAAGCAGCCGGACAGGATATTAAGATTTCAATGCTGGAGAAAATCGGAGAACAATATCAGATTGATTTCAGCCCTGAAGAGAAAAAAAGGTTTAGTGTAATCAGTTCCTTTGGGGTTCCGGTACAGAGTTTAAAAAAGTTTATCAGCATGGATCCGGCTAAAAGAAAAGTATCCGGACTGGAAACCGGCATTCCGGCCGACTCCGTTAACAACCAATTAGCAGACTGGGTGCTTCATTCCAGAAAAGCTGTTGCAGAATTACATGCTACGGCCATGAGAGTAAGTATTAAGGGCGATGCTGGCGAAGCATATCCGGCAATTAAAAAGATTGTAGACATTTTGCAGAAACAGAAAATCAATAAATTCAGCTTATTGACCACATCTGAGTAA
- a CDS encoding helix-turn-helix domain-containing protein — MKLTESVEEFYTRVPKANPLGLTMDNAGSGHFNVFSRANCSPLTPYSRRDFYKVSLIIGTGKIHYADKWIYIDRPALLFSNPVIPYSWEAESALQDGWFCLFTEAFIHTGERKESLQDSPLFKIGSNPVFFINDTQLKEISELFIKMTKEISSDYLHRYNLLRNYLHLIIHEAMKMNPTENFEKHTNASSRITSLFMELLERQFPIDNHQLSLKLKTANDYARSLSIHVNHLNRSVKESTGKTTTEHIASRITREARALLQHTDWNISEIAYGLGFEYPAYFTNFFKKNTGASPIELRQAAV; from the coding sequence ATGAAATTAACAGAGAGTGTAGAAGAGTTTTATACACGTGTTCCTAAGGCCAATCCATTAGGACTAACTATGGACAATGCAGGGTCTGGTCATTTTAACGTATTTTCCAGAGCAAATTGTTCACCGCTTACACCTTATAGCAGGCGCGATTTTTATAAAGTATCTTTAATTATCGGCACTGGTAAAATACATTATGCAGACAAATGGATTTACATAGACAGGCCGGCACTGCTCTTCTCGAATCCTGTAATACCTTATTCATGGGAGGCAGAATCAGCACTGCAGGATGGCTGGTTCTGCCTCTTTACCGAGGCATTTATACACACAGGAGAACGCAAAGAATCTTTACAGGATTCTCCGCTTTTCAAAATCGGCAGTAATCCCGTATTTTTCATTAACGATACTCAGCTCAAAGAAATATCAGAGCTGTTCATCAAGATGACTAAGGAAATCTCATCAGATTACCTTCACAGATACAACCTGTTACGCAATTATCTTCACCTGATTATTCATGAAGCGATGAAAATGAATCCAACAGAGAATTTCGAAAAGCATACCAATGCTTCTTCACGTATTACTTCTTTGTTCATGGAACTTTTGGAAAGACAATTCCCTATTGATAATCATCAGCTGTCTTTAAAACTAAAAACGGCAAATGATTATGCCCGAAGTCTTTCTATCCATGTAAATCACCTGAATCGCTCTGTTAAGGAGTCTACAGGAAAAACAACGACAGAACATATAGCTTCCAGAATAACCCGTGAGGCCAGAGCACTGCTTCAGCATACGGACTGGAATATTTCTGAAATAGCTTATGGCCTGGGATTTGAATACCCGGCTTATTTTACCAATTTTTTCAAGAAAAACACAGGAGCCTCTCCGATTGAGCTCCGTCAGGCAGCCGTCTGA
- a CDS encoding RNA polymerase sigma factor: MLVKHSTYESWSDAQLIASMTAGDKAAFDEIYERYWKKLYNESFKRLRNMEQVEELVQSVFVDLWTKKERKNIQNIYAYLVTAVRYQVYMLYKKGQTLPQFEEPLEHMAVSYSGADSLLNEKEIRNYIAVWLALQPEKRGEIFRMKFMDECTTKEISIKLGISQKTVQNQIITSHASLRQFLEKIMVLLSVM, encoded by the coding sequence ATGTTAGTAAAACATAGCACATATGAGTCATGGAGTGATGCCCAATTAATCGCATCAATGACTGCTGGGGATAAAGCTGCTTTCGATGAAATTTACGAAAGATATTGGAAGAAACTCTACAATGAGAGCTTCAAAAGATTAAGAAATATGGAACAGGTGGAAGAACTTGTTCAGTCTGTTTTTGTCGATCTCTGGACAAAGAAGGAAAGGAAAAATATTCAGAATATTTATGCTTATCTGGTAACAGCAGTTCGCTATCAGGTATACATGTTATATAAAAAAGGTCAGACTCTCCCCCAGTTCGAAGAACCACTGGAACATATGGCTGTATCATACAGCGGTGCCGATTCTTTACTGAATGAAAAGGAAATAAGAAATTACATTGCTGTATGGCTGGCTCTGCAACCTGAAAAAAGGGGTGAAATATTTAGAATGAAGTTTATGGATGAGTGCACCACAAAAGAGATCAGTATAAAACTGGGTATAAGTCAAAAAACGGTTCAGAATCAAATCATTACAAGCCATGCCAGTCTGAGACAATTTTTAGAGAAAATAATGGTTCTGCTTTCGGTAATGTAA
- a CDS encoding NAD(P)H-dependent oxidoreductase, whose translation MKKNILIINGHPNKESFNYALTGAYQEGALKTGAQVEVIHIGELSFNPNLQFGYTQRMELEPDLLASMEKIKKADHLVWIHPVWWGGLPAVMKGFIDRLFLPGLTYQYRENSIWWDKLLKGKTARIITTLDQPGWYYRLFYGRPSVNQLKTSTLEFCGVKPVAITYIGVIKTSEAKQRELWLAKVRQLGQKHK comes from the coding sequence ATGAAGAAGAATATTCTGATCATAAACGGACATCCCAACAAAGAAAGCTTTAATTATGCACTGACCGGAGCATATCAGGAAGGGGCTTTAAAAACCGGTGCACAAGTAGAAGTCATTCATATTGGAGAGCTTAGCTTTAATCCCAACTTACAATTTGGCTATACCCAAAGGATGGAATTAGAACCTGATCTGCTCGCCAGTATGGAAAAGATCAAAAAGGCCGATCACCTGGTCTGGATACATCCGGTATGGTGGGGAGGTTTACCAGCAGTGATGAAGGGCTTTATTGACCGTCTGTTTTTACCGGGCCTTACTTATCAGTACAGAGAAAATTCCATCTGGTGGGACAAATTACTTAAAGGAAAAACAGCCAGGATTATCACAACTTTAGATCAGCCAGGCTGGTATTACCGCCTGTTTTACGGGCGTCCAAGTGTCAATCAGTTAAAAACAAGCACACTGGAATTCTGTGGAGTCAAGCCTGTTGCAATTACTTATATCGGAGTTATTAAAACTTCAGAAGCTAAACAAAGGGAGCTTTGGTTAGCTAAAGTCCGTCAGCTGGGCCAGAAACACAAATAA